The Candidatus Nanoarchaeia archaeon genome contains the following window.
TGTGGGCTGTCTAAGCTTTCTGGCGGTGAGCTCTTGAGTCACCCGATGCAAGCGCCGATTCAATACCCTCTTTTTTTGTGGAACATGGATTGTTGAGTATCTCTCGTCAGCTGCCCGGGAGATTGCCTGGCAAATCCACCAGGTGCCATAGGTAGAAAATCTTCCAAGGGTATGATCAAATCTCTCTGCTGCGCGTATGAGGCCTATATTTCCCTCTTGAACCAAGTCCAGCAAAGGGGCTCCTGTTCGTTGGTAGCCTTTTGCCGCATCTACAACCAGCCTCAAGTTGTGGTTTATGAGGGCATCCCTCGCATCAAGGTATCCTTGCATGCCAATCCTGATTCTTTCATATTCAACCTCCCCATTTCCATTCTTTGTGACCCGGGATCCAATATCGAAGACAGCCTTTGCAGGCATCTTTAAGAGATACTCTGAAATCTTTCCAGAATCGGTACTCGCACTCTGAAATGCCTGATAAAAGTCCTGCATTCTGGCAACAAGATCATCTTCTGCTATATCTCCTTCATCGCAGTCAATCCCTATTGCATCAAGAAACATCCCTGTAACCTTTTTTTCAAACTCTTTCCTAGTCTGATCAGTGATCTTTTTGAGGCGGAGCCCGATCTCCTGATATGATTCAGGTTCTGTAATATACCTCTTTGAGAGATAAGTATTTATTCTGGCCGCAAGCCGTTCATAATACTCGCGAACGGCAGCAATTCCTG
Protein-coding sequences here:
- a CDS encoding RNA polymerase sigma factor RpoD/SigA, whose translation is MDLGNEEGSGSHSESNLVLSYLHEASQFPLLTAEQEAQLSQQKKEHTGIIRENLVRIKPGIAAVREYYERLAARINTYLSKRYITEPESYQEIGLRLKKITDQTRKEFEKKVTGMFLDAIGIDCDEGDIAEDDLVARMQDFYQAFQSASTDSGKISEYLLKMPAKAVFDIGSRVTKNGNGEVEYERIRIGMQGYLDARDALINHNLRLVVDAAKGYQRTGAPLLDLVQEGNIGLIRAAERFDHTLGRFSTYGTWWICQAISRAADERYSTIHVPQKKRVLNRRLHRVTQELTARKLRQPTEEELAAALGIGQDQVQKLQMLPKCVSLNEMVEEGSEIGDLFEDTSREPIGKGLLDAEADEYLNKTLSTLPFRQEVVMRFRLGLGYPGKPLKQCTLEEIGQRFGLKRERIRQIESEAMNSLHMPFRLKMLENCL